The Hyphococcus flavus genome contains a region encoding:
- the rsmA gene encoding 16S rRNA (adenine(1518)-N(6)/adenine(1519)-N(6))-dimethyltransferase RsmA, whose product MTSELPPLREVIEQYGLAAKKSLGQHFLLDLNMTRKIVRAAHVEAEDTILEIGPGPGGLTRALLETGANVSAIERDSRCIDALSELTLIYNDRLVIHEADALSADELELLKAVTPVKIVANLPYNISTELLIKWLKAGGSLWRKMALMFQKEVADRILAAPGSKTYGRLSVIAQALSCPTRSFNLPARAFTPPPKVDSTVVVFDPPAEPFLEIAALEAVTQAAFSQRRKMVRSSLKPAFGVRLGGALDGASIKETQRAEEITVPQFKLLARSLNTQN is encoded by the coding sequence ATGACATCTGAGTTGCCGCCGTTACGCGAAGTGATCGAGCAATACGGCCTCGCCGCGAAAAAGTCGCTTGGGCAGCACTTTCTTCTCGACCTTAACATGACGCGGAAAATCGTACGCGCCGCGCACGTCGAAGCAGAGGACACTATTCTGGAAATAGGTCCGGGCCCAGGCGGCCTGACGCGAGCTCTACTTGAAACCGGCGCCAACGTCTCTGCAATTGAACGGGACAGCCGATGCATCGATGCGCTATCGGAACTTACTCTTATTTATAACGACCGGCTTGTTATTCATGAAGCAGATGCGTTATCGGCAGATGAATTAGAGCTACTAAAAGCTGTTACTCCGGTAAAAATCGTCGCCAACCTTCCCTATAATATCTCAACTGAGTTACTAATAAAATGGCTGAAAGCTGGCGGCTCGCTATGGCGAAAAATGGCGCTGATGTTTCAGAAGGAAGTCGCTGACAGAATCCTCGCTGCTCCAGGATCCAAAACCTACGGACGTTTATCTGTAATCGCGCAGGCGCTATCATGCCCGACACGCTCTTTTAACCTACCGGCGCGCGCGTTTACGCCGCCGCCAAAAGTTGACTCTACGGTTGTTGTTTTTGACCCGCCGGCAGAACCCTTTTTGGAGATAGCCGCCCTGGAAGCCGTTACGCAGGCCGCCTTTTCTCAGAGAAGGAAAATGGTGCGTTCGTCTTTAAAACCAGCCTTTGGCGTCCGGCTTGGCGGCGCACTTGACGGCGCCAGCATAAAAGAAACACAGCGCGCAGAAGAAATCACTGTGCCCCAGTTCAAGCTGCTCGCGCGGAGTTTGAACACTCAAAACTAA
- the pdxA gene encoding 4-hydroxythreonine-4-phosphate dehydrogenase PdxA codes for MAHAPLALTMGEPGGVGPEIICTAWERLRDTKFVFFVLADPAALEGNSCSLKIIEAPRQAKNVFSESVPVLPLNNKVLPSRGKADKKNAASVIESIERAVELAIAGEASGIVTSPIQKSSLIQSGFNFPGHTEFLAELTRNTAMPEECTRGPVMLLAGPKLKTVPVTIHQSVVSAAKSLTTERIVGVCTVAAESLAQDFGIKNPRLAVSGLNPHAGEDGAIGKEDNEIIAPAVNALKAKGINTFGPLPADTMFHEDARARYDAAICMLHDQALIPAKTLSFHDAVNVTLGLPVIRTSPDHGTALDIAGQGIARADSLIAAIKLASELAERRGSI; via the coding sequence ATGGCGCACGCGCCACTTGCATTAACCATGGGCGAACCTGGCGGTGTGGGCCCGGAAATAATCTGCACAGCTTGGGAAAGGCTTCGTGACACCAAGTTTGTATTTTTTGTCCTGGCTGATCCGGCTGCATTGGAAGGCAACTCCTGCTCTCTAAAAATCATAGAGGCGCCTCGACAGGCTAAGAATGTATTTTCAGAATCTGTTCCTGTCTTGCCCCTGAACAACAAAGTTCTCCCATCACGTGGCAAGGCCGATAAGAAAAATGCTGCTTCTGTAATCGAAAGCATCGAACGTGCTGTCGAGCTCGCTATTGCTGGCGAGGCCAGCGGGATCGTCACTAGCCCCATCCAGAAATCATCACTCATTCAAAGCGGATTTAATTTTCCTGGCCATACGGAATTTCTTGCTGAACTAACCAGAAATACTGCCATGCCTGAGGAGTGTACACGCGGTCCTGTTATGTTGCTCGCAGGCCCAAAGCTCAAAACTGTTCCGGTGACAATTCATCAATCGGTCGTCAGTGCTGCGAAGTCACTCACAACGGAAAGGATCGTAGGGGTTTGCACCGTGGCTGCAGAGTCTTTGGCGCAGGACTTTGGAATAAAAAACCCTCGTCTGGCGGTTTCAGGGCTGAATCCTCACGCTGGCGAAGATGGTGCTATTGGAAAGGAAGACAACGAGATAATCGCGCCCGCAGTCAATGCATTAAAGGCTAAAGGAATTAACACATTCGGGCCATTGCCTGCCGACACGATGTTTCACGAAGATGCGCGCGCTCGATATGACGCTGCAATCTGTATGTTGCATGATCAGGCTCTTATTCCGGCAAAAACGCTTTCTTTTCATGACGCCGTGAACGTAACGCTTGGCTTGCCGGTCATCCGCACTTCACCGGACCATGGGACAGCGCTTGACATCGCTGGGCAAGGCATCGCGCGAGCAGACAGTTTGATTGCAGCGATCAAGCTAGCTTCCGAGTTGGCCGAGCGACGCGGCTCAATATGA
- a CDS encoding peptidylprolyl isomerase, whose translation MRFFSICSVGCILFLANLTAYAQQQTTREGLTSDEVVARSGVPASAVAAVVNDAVVTTYDVRQRMRLMLISARGQIPPEAFPQLQAQALQDLVEEQLKIQETDQFEVTVPEREVDQELTVMAAQSNISLSQLLESLKQTGISEQSLRQQVRTDIAWPQLVQGRYQDRVRVSEDEVETTLERMREDANKEQFLLSEVCIPVDNPSQAQQYYQGGLQLIEQMRRGVPFAIVAQQFSACTTAAVGGDMGWVRAGELPPELDTAVRELPVGSVTNPIPSEGAFMILAIRDKREAVVPGEPSFTLAYAGADASMGGNAARAALEKIKTAEICSGSNLRIDLGEGVGYSYLENVTLGQINEKFRPFIEDLSRGDQSAVIEDGGYYHSAYVCDKDEGLGLPSRDALENRIYSRQLSRIGRQYLRDLERESMVDIREENLQPPNG comes from the coding sequence ATGCGATTTTTTTCAATATGTTCAGTAGGTTGCATCCTTTTCCTCGCCAACCTGACCGCATATGCGCAACAGCAGACAACCCGAGAGGGGCTGACCAGCGATGAAGTCGTAGCCCGATCTGGGGTTCCGGCGAGCGCCGTCGCAGCAGTCGTTAATGACGCGGTCGTGACAACTTATGACGTTCGCCAGCGCATGCGGCTCATGCTAATCTCTGCCCGCGGCCAGATACCGCCCGAGGCTTTCCCACAACTTCAGGCCCAAGCCTTACAAGACCTCGTCGAAGAGCAATTGAAGATTCAGGAAACTGATCAGTTTGAAGTTACCGTTCCTGAGAGAGAAGTTGATCAGGAACTGACCGTGATGGCGGCCCAATCGAATATCAGTTTGTCTCAGCTTCTGGAGTCGTTGAAACAAACAGGCATTTCAGAACAATCGTTAAGACAGCAGGTTCGCACTGACATTGCATGGCCGCAACTTGTTCAGGGTCGGTATCAGGACCGTGTCCGGGTTAGCGAAGACGAAGTTGAAACAACTTTAGAACGGATGAGAGAGGACGCGAACAAAGAACAGTTTCTCCTGTCAGAAGTTTGCATCCCCGTTGATAATCCGTCTCAGGCGCAACAATATTATCAAGGCGGCTTGCAGCTGATCGAACAAATGCGCCGCGGCGTGCCGTTCGCAATCGTCGCGCAACAATTCTCCGCTTGTACGACGGCTGCAGTTGGCGGCGATATGGGCTGGGTCCGGGCCGGTGAATTGCCTCCGGAACTTGATACAGCGGTCAGAGAACTTCCTGTCGGTTCTGTTACCAACCCAATTCCATCCGAGGGCGCTTTTATGATTTTAGCCATCCGGGATAAGCGGGAAGCTGTCGTTCCGGGCGAACCGAGCTTTACCCTCGCCTATGCCGGCGCTGATGCTTCCATGGGCGGCAATGCTGCGCGAGCAGCGCTTGAAAAAATTAAAACGGCCGAGATCTGTTCCGGGAGCAACCTGCGCATCGATCTCGGCGAAGGGGTTGGGTATAGTTACCTTGAGAACGTGACCTTAGGTCAAATCAACGAAAAGTTTCGACCTTTTATTGAAGACTTATCTCGCGGGGACCAAAGCGCAGTGATTGAAGACGGTGGATATTATCATTCCGCCTATGTTTGCGATAAAGACGAAGGGTTAGGTCTTCCGTCACGAGACGCTTTGGAGAACCGGATTTATTCGCGGCAATTGTCCCGGATCGGCCGGCAATATCTTCGTGACCTTGAGCGTGAATCCATGGTCGATATTCGCGAAGAAAATCTACAGCCACCTAACGGCTAA
- a CDS encoding LPS-assembly protein LptD produces the protein MTTFLAGGCFAGMTAEPVAAASSAEESDDPDRVLFEADVVSRDQEDGPIVAEGDVRAYFGERYLRADKLIYNPSTDIVVAEGNVSITDANLETAFAGRVELSGDLRDGIAENFSALLDNNARLAADTAIREQGARTRLSRAVYTSCNVCNDEGEGKTPTWRIKSLRVTRDEERKVVRFHHAFLEIKGVPILYAPYLQTPDPSVERQSGFLPPNIGASSRLGFNVELPYYLAISNHQDATLYPKISASDGVLWQGEWRRRSERGYHVLQGGVIDFDNTNEPGVPGVRWHLFGRGHRRFGDNWRVSYDVERISDDTYLRQYDVERRGDLRQELDRGQTNQLRSNGRLEWRSGGSQLVADTYAFQGLRAADDSSTTPYVLPLIDFRHNFRGKIAGGRASIGANFASLYRTGGIDTQRFTASANWDRDIITKGGHRFQAFAEARMDAYHLRDLDQGTEICLDAASDCAASFPGFRTSGNTTEFETRLAPTIGVEWSYPLMREFHGARLFIEPKVQLVASIADQNPDNIINEDSQSIEFDYAGLFDYNKATGFDSFEDGQRVNIGVSASALLPNNITIEGAVGQQFRAQTTDAFENSSGLGEKSSDIVGSVNVRIGNTAGVENRFRIDNEDGDIQRAESMAYFRTRRFTANLSYVRLNEENISNNLVRREELTARGALKVAKYWTVGGAWRLDLESDRTIRQDFTVGYEDECSTFGITYRRDRTRDANLEPDNAVLLSFTLKSLVD, from the coding sequence ATGACGACATTTCTGGCAGGCGGCTGCTTTGCCGGGATGACCGCTGAGCCCGTGGCGGCGGCCAGTTCGGCGGAAGAAAGCGACGACCCTGACCGGGTATTGTTCGAGGCTGACGTAGTTTCAAGGGATCAGGAAGACGGACCGATTGTCGCCGAGGGTGATGTCCGCGCCTATTTCGGAGAGCGGTATCTCCGGGCTGACAAGCTCATTTACAATCCATCAACTGACATCGTCGTCGCTGAAGGAAACGTTTCCATCACTGACGCTAATCTGGAGACGGCTTTCGCCGGGCGGGTCGAACTATCTGGTGACCTGAGAGACGGCATCGCAGAAAATTTCAGCGCCCTTCTGGATAATAACGCCCGCCTCGCCGCGGATACAGCCATACGGGAACAAGGCGCCCGTACACGGCTTAGCCGCGCCGTCTATACGTCATGCAATGTCTGTAACGATGAAGGCGAAGGTAAAACGCCAACCTGGCGAATAAAGTCTCTGCGCGTTACCCGTGATGAAGAACGCAAGGTGGTCAGGTTTCATCATGCGTTTTTAGAAATCAAAGGCGTGCCTATTTTATACGCGCCTTACCTGCAAACGCCTGACCCTTCTGTCGAACGGCAATCGGGATTTCTTCCGCCCAATATTGGGGCGTCAAGCCGTCTGGGGTTCAATGTCGAGCTTCCCTACTATCTCGCGATCTCAAACCATCAGGATGCAACACTATACCCTAAAATATCCGCCAGCGACGGCGTACTATGGCAGGGTGAATGGCGCCGGCGGAGCGAACGCGGTTATCACGTCTTACAAGGCGGCGTAATCGATTTTGACAACACTAACGAACCGGGAGTTCCCGGCGTACGATGGCATCTTTTCGGACGCGGTCATCGCCGGTTCGGCGATAACTGGCGTGTCAGCTATGATGTCGAACGCATCTCCGACGATACGTATTTGCGTCAGTACGATGTGGAAAGACGCGGCGACCTTCGTCAGGAACTGGATCGCGGACAAACTAACCAGTTGCGCAGCAATGGCCGGCTGGAATGGCGCAGTGGCGGGTCCCAACTCGTCGCTGATACATACGCATTCCAGGGACTGCGCGCGGCAGATGACTCCAGCACAACTCCTTATGTTCTCCCGCTAATCGACTTCCGCCACAACTTCAGAGGAAAAATCGCCGGTGGACGGGCTTCTATCGGGGCTAACTTTGCTTCGCTCTACCGAACCGGCGGCATTGATACGCAACGCTTTACGGCGAGCGCCAACTGGGATCGCGATATCATCACCAAAGGAGGACACCGTTTCCAGGCCTTTGCCGAAGCGCGCATGGACGCGTACCACTTGCGCGACCTTGATCAGGGGACGGAGATTTGCCTTGACGCAGCAAGTGACTGCGCTGCTTCCTTTCCCGGCTTTCGAACTTCGGGAAATACGACCGAGTTTGAAACGAGACTTGCACCGACTATAGGAGTGGAATGGTCCTACCCGCTGATGCGGGAGTTCCACGGTGCGCGCCTGTTTATTGAACCTAAAGTACAGCTTGTCGCCAGCATCGCAGATCAGAACCCTGACAATATTATTAATGAAGACTCTCAAAGCATCGAGTTCGATTATGCCGGTCTTTTTGATTATAACAAAGCGACCGGCTTTGACTCCTTTGAAGATGGGCAGCGCGTCAACATAGGCGTATCCGCCTCTGCGCTATTGCCAAACAACATCACTATTGAAGGAGCCGTCGGGCAACAGTTTCGCGCGCAGACGACCGATGCTTTCGAAAACTCCTCCGGTCTTGGTGAGAAATCTTCTGACATCGTCGGTTCTGTAAATGTTCGCATAGGCAATACAGCGGGCGTAGAAAACCGTTTCCGAATAGACAATGAAGACGGCGACATTCAACGCGCAGAATCCATGGCGTATTTCAGAACACGCCGCTTTACCGCCAATCTCAGTTACGTTCGACTGAACGAAGAAAACATCTCAAACAACCTTGTCCGGCGAGAAGAGTTGACGGCGAGAGGCGCACTAAAGGTAGCCAAATACTGGACAGTTGGCGGAGCTTGGCGGCTGGATCTTGAAAGCGACCGCACAATTCGGCAGGACTTCACCGTCGGCTACGAGGATGAGTGTTCGACTTTCGGCATCACTTATCGGCGTGATAGAACGCGAGACGCCAATCTCGAGCCGGATAACGCTGTTTTGCTGAGTTTTACGCTAAAATCCCTCGTTGATTGA